Proteins from one Streptococcus mitis B6 genomic window:
- a CDS encoding helix-turn-helix domain-containing protein: MGTLLATRLKNRRKELKMSQRELAEGICKQGQISRLENGEFTPGADFLYALSKKLKVSIDYFFNEQIVEEIDELSEFKKLAQTFITNRNYESLKYIYELESVKVHRLSLVNKFYMEWTKSLIDFYFYGQKEEAVARLEKVLSQLSVTDLTYLQVANTLFNFYYDIEDLESFNEIREKLEYQVNQLKLNTIEELNLSIKFNYNVCRYLWLQNNTEEAITKITDTIKQCKTYRTTYLLADLYVLMGNVSKNFSSKVAVKEYFETAYFLYKLEGNMSMALKIEHYIADITE, from the coding sequence GTGGGTACACTATTAGCAACAAGATTAAAAAATAGACGAAAAGAATTAAAAATGTCTCAGCGAGAATTGGCTGAGGGGATATGTAAACAGGGACAGATTAGTCGATTAGAGAATGGAGAATTTACTCCAGGAGCAGACTTTTTATATGCTCTGTCTAAGAAGTTAAAAGTTAGTATAGATTATTTTTTTAATGAGCAGATTGTAGAAGAGATTGATGAGTTATCAGAGTTTAAAAAGTTAGCCCAGACATTTATCACAAATCGAAATTATGAGTCTTTGAAATATATATATGAATTAGAGAGTGTAAAGGTGCATCGCTTGTCTCTAGTAAATAAATTTTATATGGAGTGGACAAAATCTCTTATAGATTTTTATTTCTATGGGCAAAAAGAGGAGGCTGTGGCAAGATTGGAGAAGGTACTGTCTCAGTTAAGTGTAACTGACTTGACCTACCTTCAAGTTGCAAATACTCTATTCAATTTTTATTATGATATTGAAGATTTAGAGAGTTTTAATGAAATTAGAGAAAAGTTAGAGTATCAAGTAAATCAACTCAAGTTAAACACAATCGAAGAATTAAACCTTTCTATTAAATTTAATTATAATGTTTGTCGCTATCTATGGTTGCAGAATAATACTGAAGAGGCTATTACTAAAATCACAGATACGATAAAGCAATGTAAGACGTATAGAACAACGTATCTTTTGGCTGATTTGTATGTATTGATGGGAAATGTCAGTAAGAATTTTTCTTCTAAAGTTGCAGTAAAAGAGTACTTTGAAACGGCTTATTTTCTATATAAGCTTGAGGGAAATATGTCAATGGCTCTTAAAATCGAGCATTACATTGCAGATATAACAGAATAG